A window of Ictidomys tridecemlineatus isolate mIctTri1 chromosome 15, mIctTri1.hap1, whole genome shotgun sequence contains these coding sequences:
- the LOC101955658 gene encoding vomeronasal type-1 receptor 4: MAVSDVALGFIFLSQTVVGALGNSSLLLHYLVLYFAGGRIRHTDLIVQHLIVADLLTLLCRGVPQTLEAFGMKNFLNDFECKLFFYLHRVGRGMSFGSTCHLSIFQAIKISPENSSCSEFKVKVPKYIGFAIYLSWILYSFINIIVISSMTGKKNNNNATSLRDLGYCFAVDSDIILRSLHATLVTFPDALCVGLMLWASSSMVLILHRHKQRMQHVHKSRPLRSSPESRATKTILLLVSTFVFFYTLSCLFQFYELEVLPQCDVLGGASLEKQMQYKVLGHVEVTLKKVNDGIYYFLSQAICGLRVVYLAH; encoded by the exons ATGGCAGTCAGTGATGTGGCTTTAGGATTTATCTTCTTGTCACAGACTGTGGTTGGAGCTCTGGGtaattcctctcttctcctccattACCTGGTCCTTTACTTCGCTGGGGGAAGGATAAGGCACACAGACTTGATTGTTCAGCACTTGATTGTGGCCGACTTGTTAACTCTCCTGTGTAGAGGAGTTCCCCAGACACTGGAAGCATTTGGAATGAAAAATTTCCTCAATGATTTTGAATGCAAGCTGTTTTTCTATCTTCACAGGGTTGGCAGGGGGATGTCCTTTGGCAGCACCTGCCACCTGAGTATCTTCCAGGCCATCAAAATTAGTCCTGAGAATTCCAGCTGTTCAGAGTTTAAAGTGAAAGTTCCTAAGTACATTGGCTTTGCCATATATTTGAGCTGGATTCTGTACTCgtttataaatattattgttatttcatCTATGACTGggaaaaagaacaacaataatGCCACTAGCCTGAGAGATCTTGGATACTGTTTTGCTGTTGATTCTGATATAATCTTACGATCTCTGCATGCAACATTGGTAACATTCCCTGATGCCCTGTGTGTGGGGCTCATGCTGTGGGCCAGCAGCTCCATGGTGCTCATCCTGCACAGGCACAAGCAGAGAATGCAGCATGTTCATAAGTCCAGACCCCTCAGGTCCTCCCCTGAGTCCAGAGCCACCAAAACCATCCTCCTTCTGGTGAGCACCTTCGTATTTTTTTACACACTTTCCTGCCTCTTTCAG TTCTATGAGTTGGAAGTTTTGCCCCAGTGTGATGTGTTGGGTGGTGCATCCCTTGAGAAGCAGATGCAGTACAAGGTGCTTGGTCATGTGGAGGTTACCTTGAAAAAGGTTAATGATGGAATATATTATTTCCTGTCACAAGCCATCTGTGGACTGCGTGTGGTCTACCTTGCTCACTGA